The nucleotide sequence CGTCGACTGATTCCTGTGTTTTTTTGCTCTTACGAATGTGAAGCTGTGGCAAAATTAAGATAAAATGGCTGGACAACAACATCCTTTCCCATCTGGGTTTCCCAATGTACAACAATCTGCAATGAGAACACAATTTGGTGGAGGACAAATGGTTTCTGGTTTAATGGGACCGCAACAGGGCAGTAAGTAAATTCTTAGCAGGGAAAGTAACTAACAGATAAGGATGGATATTAAAAAGTACAATTATTTATAGGTATGGTAAACCCTCAACAATTTGGAGTCGGCGTTGGTGGAGTAGGTTCTAATACTATGGGTATGCCTAGTGCTCAACAAGTGTTGgcacaacagcaacaacaacaacaatctgTGGCAATGCAACAACAAGTACAGCTGCAGCAACAACAGTTACAAttacagcagcagcagcaagcTGCAATGGTTCAACAAAATAACCAGACAGGCAATCAAGCAACTACTCCACAAACTCCTGTACCTCCTACTCAACCACCAcctcaacaacaacaacaaaataaagaatttaataCAGTCAGTTTATGCAGGTTTGGCCAAGAAACTGTGCAAGATATAGTCAGTCGTACATTAGAAGTCTTCCAAACATTAAGAGTTCTTCAGCCACCAAATGGTTATTATAAACTGAATTTATTTCATCATGTGGCTGATTGTATTACTaagtcaaatataattttaggtATGGCACAAGGAGCAAGTTTATCCAATGAAAAAAAGACTAAAGTACAAGACCAATTAAGAACACTAAAGCTATTATTCAAACGTTTAAGACTGATTTATGAAAAATGTAATGAAAACTGCCAACTTCAAGGAATGGAATATACGCATATAGAAAGTTTAATTCCTTTAAAAGAAGAATGGGATATGAAATCTGACGAGAAGAAGACGTCTGAAGCTTACAGACTTGCTTGTGAGGAGAGCAAGGAAATTATAGAGGTGATAATAAGTTCTTTGATATATAAAATGAAAGGTAAAATATTaccttttatttaattttaattgttttcttttcttttttagcaAGTTGTACTAAAGAATAGACATCTTAAAGAAATCATTGATCATTTACGACgtattattttagaaataaatacaATGTTGAACATGCGTCGATCATAAATCataaattgtacataaatatttatataagttattaaaataaatatgttaaaaataaaagtattatttCATATCTAACTTACCCATGTTACTAGACTTTATTACGATGTATTGATATCATTCACCTCCATATGAATAATGTCATTTGCTCTCAGAATAGCTTCTGGAACTTTTCCTAACGGTGTTTCCAGGTTACGTACATATATCTCTAAACAATCTATGTCACAGCCTCTAAATTCAGCAGAAACTCGagtattttcatataaataaaattctgcTTTCTTGCCTGTAACAGATAAGGATTTATACTTGTAAAATTCAAGTCCATGTAACTGTTAgttgcaaaataaatattactttgAAAGATAAATTTATGCTACTTTTCATTCAATACTTTCTATTTAGtactttatttgtattatttgcacaaattgcagttaaatttaatttgttgcAAGGCTATGTTTTCGATATTGGCGCCAgatttaagtaatttttattaattacattcatttaacaaatagtaataattaGAACCGTTGACATAGCATTGTtaagttacaaaaattataaaaaaatattttataatagattCGAGAAGGGAAACTATTATAGATAAGTATCTAGAGAAAGTAAAATTTCATACCAACAATGCCGGTAATTACACGCAGAAATCGTTCACGCAAAAATGCACGTGCTTCTTGCTTTTCTGGAGTAGCAAATTCTAAGTTgctattttctttcgtttgcaCATCCTCTGCGGTTGTACTAATCAttcttttagaaattttttgacATGTAAAAACCAGATTTCTCTTATGGCGGATATAAACAGTGCTGCGTGCACGTCTCTGCCATGcgcgccaaattcaaaaatcgaaAATGGTGCTCGTAATAAATACGCTATCGCataaatcaatattaaaataaaaataagtgttCCAAAAGTGAAATATAATACTTTCGCTCGTTACAATTATTATTGATGTATAACAATCAGAAGTGTTCCGAATAATCATCGTGAAAGTAATGTATTATTAAAGAAAGCAGTAGATGAGTCGTTAGATACCCACATGTCCCAAAGAAAAAGCTTAGACAAACTCAATTAGCATATTTTTAACGATAGCTTAAAAACACACTTTCACGAGATAAATGATGAGGGTAACCCGCAGGTACGTTTGAATTTTGTCACACAGCTTTCACAGTTTCATTTCATTCTTGTTTCAAACATCGTCCAGCAACAATGAATCTCTTGATTCTCGTTTTTTTAACTGTGAACGTTTGTTGGAATGGTAAGTACTTacactaaattataaaattaattatttactcaAAGAATCCATTTGTCGACCCAGGAACCTGCAAAAGTATAACAACTGACCAAACGAATGTGATTTCGAGTCCACTGGAAACATCTACCACGAAAAGTATCGAAAACCAAACGCAAAAGCAAATTGCATGGAAGAATTTAGTACCAGAACAAAATTCCTCGATGATACAAGAACTGAAACGAATCGCGAACGTAAAGGTTGATTCTCCGAACCGCAAGTCCAAGATTTTAGGAAGCTTGGCTTTTCTAGCCGGTTTAAGTGTCAGTGATTTAACAAGTGCACCGAACACAAAAACTAACACTAAATTACCGCCTGTTGCTTTAAACGAAGCATCCAGAATTCCACCCCAGATCGCTGCGATTTACAACCCTTACTCTTATTTGACACACCCTTACATATTGTCCGCTCCTCTGAACTTTTATCCCTTGTGGGACCCGCTGCGATTGCAGTCTCTCAATGGAATGCATAATAATTTCCAAACGTTACCAGAACGATTGCAAAGTTTAAGTTCATCGGATAAAGCGACAGATTTAAGCAATGATCAGTATGTGGATGAAGCTATGAAAGTTGAAAAAGTGAAAGCTTCGAGCGAGACCGGTGACAATATGGAGGAGGGCGAATTTGATGTTGAGGTTGATCGAACTATGGAAGATAAGGTAAATGATTGACATGATTTATTCAAAAGTTTTGTTTTGAGTAATTAGAGCTCTAATGTTCTTCTATGTTCCTCCATTgctcttttaaaaattttgttaaatatcttTGTGAGTAGGTAGAAAGTTGCAAGAGGTGCTTCTATCATTCTCTGAGAAgtcaagtattaaatttttggaacaaattttgtttatctTATGCAGAACTGGTTGTAGTTGATACTACAATCAATTCTGCGACAGTTCAGTAATTTTCGAGTCGATAAGTTACTATTTTGATCAACAGATGATGACTCCTGACACTGGATGCAGCGCACAGAAGAAAGTCAACATGGCCGCTTTCAACGAGCTCGAGGATGATTCTAAACAAAATACTCATGCTAATATAAATGCTACTTCAAGTAACACGACCGTAAACCCCATTCAAAACTCGACGGGGAATTATAATCACACCAGCTACCCGTTTTACGGCTATTACGGTGGATATCCGCAAAATATAAACCACGTTGATATAACCACAGAAACGAACGAGTATAAATATCACGATTACGAGCAcatcaattacaatctaccTTCTTACGATAAACCTATTAATTTCTATTCGGATCAAagatacaattattattctgcCCCGCCTGGAGATCCTTATCTGTCAAATCAATTTCAGCAAGAACAGATACCTGAATATTTTTCCAACGATTTTAAGAGATATCTGTACACTCCTGATAATTCACCGTCACTCTCGAATCATGGTTTCAGacctataatataataaaatcattgtaatattttgaaatacgtGAAACATTTAGGATTTgaataaattaacattttatagaatttatgatACTTGTCATTTTTTCtaccttttaattttttaagattcatgaagtatatgtaaaattattgtggtaaataataaaatggatACAATTTGTTATACTGAGAATTTAAATTAACTTTGTGACTCTGTTTGTTAAGTTCTGGGTTAATTAAATAAACCTATTATTAAGTAAACCTATGTGTCAGTAATTCTATTTGGCAGGAAAATAGGTGTGACTTGaaggcggcaatataacgagagtctactgtacatTCGAATATTCCACTGTGTATCTATCTGTTATATATTTGTGTttctatttagaaatatttacatCCTCTTTGTAACGATCAAAATTAATTCTAACCTTAACAGTCTAGTACGAAACTTATTCGCGCGGTACGACAATAATAAAGCAAGAGTGTTAATGATCTGCTAATAGCTAACAGTTCATCGAGTATCGTTAATAGTACTgtgtgtaaaaatgaaaatacttaTATTGTTTACCATGCTGGCGATCCCTGATTGTTATGCTTCAGCAAGTGAGTACTAAAACGTGTAACGTTCTTGACTAATTGCATTAATCACGGTCTTTAATTACTGATTTAAAAGCACGATATGCATACATTTTCATCGTAGCGATCATTTTAATATGGGGGttaggataggttaggttaataatttACCATGATAATTTACCATGATGAAAGAATTGTTTTTGTATCTCTCAACGATTATTTTTGTAGGAACACATTCAGATAGTCAAAAATCAGGAGAATCGACTACAGTCTTTCATGTCACGAAAAACATTACGAACGACCAAATAATTcccaataaaatgtatttaacaaaCAAAGATGACCTCAAATATTTGTACTCACAAAATGTGAAGCAACGTGAAgttctttcaaaattatttccgaaattatttgatttattaGAAGAGTCGGGCAAACACAGGAAAAGAAGCACGGACAATGTTAACAGGAAAAGAAATATGTCGAGGAAAAAGCAGAAGAAAGCTAAAGCGTTAGGTCGTTTGTTAATGAATAATGCTGCAAGCAAGAATTACGACGATATTCAAGATGATTACATCGACGAGGACGATGATTACTGGACAGGCGTGAACCGGAAGAAGATGAAATGGGAGGATTATCGAAACGAAGATGGTGCAAGTGTAATGGAGTTGATTGCCTTGAACGCGAGACACAAGACGAATCTGCGTCATGCGGAAAacacattttaatattattgataaCGTTCCAAATTTTACCGGGAATTTGCATTTCTAGTAATAGAATTTACATTTCTATTACTTAATGTCAATTGCATATtaagtttcattaatattcataaaaatcttTAAGTTCATTTTAAGTTAAGCTGACGTTCATTTTAATGACATGCTTGCACTGCGAGTTACATAAAAATTACTTCAAATTACACTTCTTTTCGTACATAACAAAAGTTCACTTTTACATATAGTATTTTGCAGATCGATGAAATATTGTATACAGTAGATTTgtgttatgaatatttatttcgaaCTACAATTCTATTGTATCCATCACAATAAAGCatctaaattaaaatgaatacatacatatatctgtATTTCTGTTTTGCATAAACTACAGATTGTTTACACAATTGTGCAAGGATGATACAGCTGTCCGAAATTGTTTTTACAGTCGACAATGAAAAATGTAGAAGAATCAGTGTGGCCGGTAATTTATTCTTCAGCGTAAAGTTCGACGATAACGGTGGCATAAATCGTAATTCATTTTAATAGACCATTAATCGGTAAACTCTTCCGCCAGAGTCGACCAATCGGACAACATGGTCCACGGGGAAGAAACCTGTTTTATTTTCAGACGAGTTTGGAAGGCTGGGCTTCTCGTCTATTTCGAGAAGGCCGACGCTGCTAGTATTGTGTCTCTAAAGACGCAAATACTTTGCAGCTTTCACGAACGATCTTTTAccgaagaaaatttttctattctgtACACTGCGCTCTGATTGTCGTTGCGAGAATATTGCACCGCGGTTGTCACAGATGGAGCGGTCGGCcattgaacaattttatgaaaatcaCTTTTgcgttgtaaaataaaatataaatttaatacatgtaTGTCTTATGTTTAAATTAAGATCGCAATGGTAAGTTAAATTTGACTTTTCGAGGTTCGCAAAGTTTTATGAACCGGGAAGCAATTTTGAACGCGCTCTCTTTTATTGCATATTTGCTTATATTGCATTTCTCGAAATTTTGAATTGGAGTTGGATAGTTTAACTATTTTTTAGtctcaaaatttgtgaattattgaATTGCAGGGTTAGAAAATTTCAAGGTACCTAGatacaaaaattcctagatcactaAGTCATTTGGAATAAAAATCCCTAGGTTTCAAAATCTTAGAATCTCAAAGACCGAAAGTAATATAGTTTCCaagtctaaaaattccaaaattccaatatccccatatcccaaaatccccatgtaccaaaatccccatatcttaaaattctgaaatctcaaaatccccaaatctcgaaattcctcatatcccaaaatctccaaatttcgaaattccccatatctcaaaatccccacatcccaaaatctccatatcccaaactctccataccctaaaatccccatatcttaaaattctgaaatcccaaaattcccaaatctcgaaattccccatatcccaaaatccccaaattccaaaatctccatatccccaaatccccaaatctccaaatccccaaatccccatttcccaaatccccaaatccccaaatccccaaatccctaattccccaaatccccaaatcccaaaatcccaaaatcccaaaatccccaaatcccaaattccaaaattccaaaatccccaaatccccaaatccccaaatcccaaaatccccacatcccgaaattccccaTAAACTTGAATCCTCAcaccccaatatccctacatcACAAAATCGAAGAACGCAAGGACAAACAGTGCAAAACTTTCTCGAGAGAATGACGAATCACTATTAACCTTTTAATCTGCATTGGAAATTTGATCGAATTTCGTACTGAATTGAATTACATTTTAATCGGCAACGATACATCTGCATCGAGACGGTTATAATGTCTGATTTAAATAATTAGCAAGTTCACTCGGTCGTCATTAAGCAGTCGAGTGTTGCGTGCATGCAAGGTGTGAGAGAGTGTACGCACACTTATTGGTTATTTCGAAgtttaatgtatgtatgtagcgGTAGCCCGATACCGGGCCGGGTATTGCGTGCGCGATTATGCAATAAGCAAATAGGAAACGATCGACTTCCTTCACGGAAGTGTTCAGCTCTTTTTCGGTGCCTCGATCTTATCGTGACAGTGTGCTAATGGATGATGTCCTTCAGATTACCCGTCATATGAAGCGTTAAAGGGTGGCCGTATATTCGAATAcacgaatttttattgaaacaacgaccataaatataaaatatattgtttcTTATAATGTTATCCAACCAGAAAGTGGttatgtataaattttgataattgtaaTCTTTGAGCGTCATAATGGATGCACCATTTTATTGTCTCGTGCAATGCTCGCCATTTTGTTTGTCACTGAACGTcacatactcattactcattgcATTCGTATACTACTAATGTATTGACTAATGGCTAGTTTTCTCTTCGATTTTCCTGTATTTTTCAAATActgactttcgttatattgccgtcaaTGTCATGTAAGTCCCTTACGTCCCTATCTTTACAACCCCCTAAAGAGTAAGTTGCAATTGAGAATGCAATGTCttgataaaaaatttgtctCATTTCTCTAACGAGAGAGTGTAACATAAAACCTAGTaaaggtggcaatataactagagCCCTCTCAAATGCATTATACAAGAAACAACAAACCAAGTAAAGATTAATTACatcaaagaaaatattttcctgTAACATAAAATCGGCTCGAATATTTTTGAATACATCGAATAAAATGCATAGACGATTGATAATTTtttgcaatatattaaaatgttacatcTTCGTAGAGCTACGGATTGTCAAGAAAATATCTATGCGATCAGATTAGAACGTGTCTCTTTAAGTCTAAATATATACCGGGTGTTAAGGTTGAATGCCCTGAGATTTCCGGCCTTCATCGCGCGCACTTTGGTTTTCCGTCTTTTTTACTTGTTTTCCTTTTTCGCTTTTTGCTTTCGATGCGAGCACTTACATTCTCTTCGTCTCCCGTTACCATTCCtcctttctccgtctctctctaaCGGTTTTTTTCTCTTCGCCGCGCGAAATCTAATAGCCTTGCATCCTCTAGGACACTTCAGGACTATTTCCTGCGCACCGGACGAGCCGGATGGGAAACCACAAATGTAGAACCCCGTACGCTCTACGCTAATGAAACGGTAATACATAGTATAACTGTTACATGTACATAAAATCGATACACcgatttgataaatttattatcTACCATTAAACAATCCGTCTGTTATGTGAATATAATCTGCTGGtggttaaaattatttgtattgtaAATCGGGGGtagttttatgaaaatataaattcactACTCATTTCCGAATATTTGATTAGTAAGATTGGTCTTTTTTAAGATTGCAGTTTAACCCTCTGCATTCCTTAATTTCTATTACCTATCAACTCTtccatttacaaaatagatcaaagaaggggttctcaataaaattgcaactgtgacaaatacatttttcatttattacaaatagaaaataaatgatattatatatattcaaccaatctatCCAAGAGAAATATGATGtaaacagtaaataaatgatattatatatattcaaccaatctatCCAAGAGAAATATGATGTCGAGCCACACTGACAGAGGAGTGCAAAGGGCTAAAGATACAACCCATAAATATTGAGCCATCAAACCATAAAAATTGcactattaaaaatttttgcttTATCCTAAACCTATCAAAAATTTATCTATTTCATTTTGTCTCAATTGCGTCGAAAGACCTAATCCTTAACAGTCAAGAGCAAATAGAATTTGCCCATCCTCCAAGGGTGAAATCTTGCAACCGTAATAACAGAACGAGTAAAGCAAAATCAAGAATGTCCAGTAGGAACGGTGCAGTTCGTAAATTTGCCAAAGGGACATCCTGTTGGCGAACAATAAACGGTGTCGTTTCACCCTTTCAGGACCGGCATCTCAACATTTCTTGAAGGTGCCTCTCATTTGGTATGCAACGACGTAGCAGTGTGCCGGGTTTACCTACGAACATAGCGCTGCGTTTGGAACACACGCGTTTTTTGAACTTGACACACGTGCACACAGGGACAGAACGTTTCTTTCTGTGTTGAAGAACGTTTCGTTCTGTGTGGTAAACGTACTCTACGCTCGGGTAAGAACCCCGGTCCCGTGTTATAGGGGACGACAGAGGAGAAAGACAGCTGTGAGGCAGCTGGCAGCGCGTGCCACGAACCTATGGGGTCTCCTTCGAACGCAGACGACGACGATATCCTATACTTTGTGGACACGTAACTAACGGCAGGTTTCGAACAATGCGATGAACAGAGCTTGCCGAGATCCTGGGATCGAAGAGGAGGATCACCGAATTATTTCTCCACCGAGGGAAAGTGCCCGACGCAAACGCCGTTCTGTTTGGTTAGTTCGGGAAGCGGTGacaaactatttatttataCCAAATTCTGTATACTATTTGCATAAGCATCAAGCTTATTGGTATTTTTTAGGTTTTGCGATTTTTTAGGAATCAtggaaaaataatttgtaaattgagcTAAACTAAAATAAGTTCAtgcataaattaatattgttataagTTCATGTGTAACATTTTTATAGGTTCAGGATATAGGTATTTAAGTTGCTTATTTATAatggaaaatttgtataaattaaacTATATATAAAGTCAAAATGTA is from Megachile rotundata isolate GNS110a chromosome 2, iyMegRotu1, whole genome shotgun sequence and encodes:
- the LOC100875225 gene encoding mediator of RNA polymerase II transcription subunit 30 — its product is MAGQQHPFPSGFPNVQQSAMRTQFGGGQMVSGLMGPQQGSMVNPQQFGVGVGGVGSNTMGMPSAQQVLAQQQQQQQSVAMQQQVQLQQQQLQLQQQQQAAMVQQNNQTGNQATTPQTPVPPTQPPPQQQQQNKEFNTVSLCRFGQETVQDIVSRTLEVFQTLRVLQPPNGMAQGASLSNEKKTKVQDQLRTLKLLFKRLRLIYEKCNENCQLQGMEYTHIESLIPLKEEWDMKSDEKKTSEAYRLACEESKEIIEQVVLKNRHLKEIIDHLRRIILEINTMLNMRRS
- the LOC100875853 gene encoding gem-associated protein 7 is translated as MISTTAEDVQTKENSNLEFATPEKQEARAFLRERFLRVITGIVGKKAEFYLYENTRVSAEFRGCDIDCLEIYVRNLETPLGKVPEAILRANDIIHMEVNDINTS
- the LOC105662032 gene encoding uncharacterized protein LOC105662032, whose protein sequence is MNLLILVFLTVNVCWNGTCKSITTDQTNVISSPLETSTTKSIENQTQKQIAWKNLVPEQNSSMIQELKRIANVKVDSPNRKSKILGSLAFLAGLSVSDLTSAPNTKTNTKLPPVALNEASRIPPQIAAIYNPYSYLTHPYILSAPLNFYPLWDPLRLQSLNGMHNNFQTLPERLQSLSSSDKATDLSNDQYVDEAMKVEKVKASSETGDNMEEGEFDVEVDRTMEDKMMTPDTGCSAQKKVNMAAFNELEDDSKQNTHANINATSSNTTVNPIQNSTGNYNHTSYPFYGYYGGYPQNINHVDITTETNEYKYHDYEHINYNLPSYDKPINFYSDQRYNYYSAPPGDPYLSNQFQQEQIPEYFSNDFKRYLYTPDNSPSLSNHGFRPII
- the LOC105662033 gene encoding uncharacterized protein LOC105662033; translation: MKILILFTMLAIPDCYASARTHSDSQKSGESTTVFHVTKNITNDQIIPNKMYLTNKDDLKYLYSQNVKQREVLSKLFPKLFDLLEESGKHRKRSTDNVNRKRNMSRKKQKKAKALGRLLMNNAASKNYDDIQDDYIDEDDDYWTGVNRKKMKWEDYRNEDGASVMELIALNARHKTNLRHAENTF